The Phaeobacter gallaeciensis DSM 26640 genomic sequence AAACTGCATCTGGAAGAAGAGAGTGGCTGAGATGTCAACGGGGAAGGCCGCGACGCCTGAAGCACGAGCGGCCGAGGATCTACCTGCCCTTGTCGATGCCGCATTGCCACAGATTGATGTTGCTGGTTTGGCAGCGGGGGGCGACCCGCTGCATCCACCGCGCATTTTGCTCCTCTACGGGTCGTTACGGTCTGTAAGCTATTCACGAAAAGTCGTCGAGGAGGCCGCGCGAATCCTGCGTGCGCTGGGCTGTGAAACGCGGATCTTTGATCCGAGCGGATTGCCCCTGCCGGATGATGAGGGATCCGAGGGGCATCCCAAGGTCAGCGAACTGCGCGATCTGGTGGTCTGGAGCGAGGGCATGGTCTGGTCCAGCCCCGAACGCCATGGCGCAATGACCGGCATTATGAAAACGCAGATCGACTGGCTGCCGCTGTCGCTGAAAGGCGGCATCCGCACCACGCAGGGCAAGACGCTGGCAGTGATGCAGGTCTCCGGCGGGTCACAATCCTTCAATGCGGTCAATCAGATGCGCATTCTGGGCCGTTGGATGCGGATGATCACCATTCCCAACCAGTCCTCTATACCCAAGGCCTGGCTGGAATTTGGCGAGGGCGAGCGACTGCCTGACGGGCCGTTCTATCGCCGGGTTGTCGATGTGATGGAAGAGTTGGTGAAATTCACCTGGCTGACCCGTGGCCGCAAGGATTACCTAGTCGACCGCTATTCCGAGCGGGTTGAAGATGTCGAAGCCGTGCATCAGCGGGTGTCGCAGAAATAGTCCGACCCGTCTGTCGCACCGTTCCACGAAAAAGGCCTGCCACACTCGGCAGGCTTTTTTCTATGGCTCATGTTGTGTACTGGGGCGAGCCTGCGAAGGCTCAGGCAACGCGGCGCAGGATCACTGAACCCACGGAATAGCCTGCCCCAAACGAACAGATCAGCCCAAGATCTCCCGCGGCCAAATCATCTGAGTATTTTGAGAAAGCGATGATTGACCCGGCTGAGGATGTATTGGCGTAGTCCTGCAGGATATTGGGCTGTTCACCGGCCTCCGGCGTGCGGCCGAGGACTTTCTTGCCGATGAAATCATTCATCGTCTTATTCGCTTGATGCAGCCAGAGCCGCTTCAGGTCGGTGTTTGCAACCCCTTCGGCCTCCATATGCTCGGCGATATGCTGGCTCACCATCGGCAGCACTTCTTTAAATACCTTACGCCCGTTCTGCATGAACTGCATGTCGCGGCGATCCTCGACGCCGTCCGGGCGGGAGCGGCGGAGGTAGCCATTGTTGTTGCGGATGTTGTTGGAGAAACTGGTGGCACAGCGGGTCGACAGGATCTCGAAATAGGCTCCCGTTGCGTCTTCGCTGCGCTCGATCAGGGTCGCAGTCGCCACATCGCCAAAGATGAAGTGACAATCGCGGTCGCGCCATTCCAGATGGCCGGAGCAAATCTCCGGGTTCACCACCAGTGCCGAACGGATCGACCCCGACCGCACCATATCGGCAGCAGCTTGAATACCAAAGGTTGCCGAGGAACAGGCGACATTCATGTCAAAGGCAAAGCCCTCAATGCCCAGCAGCTCCTGAATTTCGATTGCCAGCGCAGGATAGGCGCGTTCCATATTGGAAGCGGCGCAGATTACGGCATCAACATCCGCAGCGGTCTTGCCTGCCTGCGCCAGCGCCTTCTTGGCGGCATCCAGCGCCATCTCCGCCATGATTGACGGCTCATCATCGGCACGTTGGCGCAGCAGTGGGTGCATCACCTCAGGGTCCAGAACGCCGCTTTTGTCCATCACGTAACGCTGTTCGATGCCGGAGGCTTTGAGGATGAACTCCTCGGAGGAATGCGCCAGCGGCTCCATTTCGCCAGCGGCAATCGCCTCGGCATTTTTGGCATTGGTCTTGTCTGCGTAGGCATTGAATGCCGCGACCAGCTCGGCATTGGTGATCGTCTGTGACGGGGTGAAGACGCCCGTGCCGGTGATGGCGGGTGTGAACATGCGCTGGACCTTCGGGTGGTTTTCAAAAAGTGCTGCATATCTGGGCATCTTCCCCCAGTCAGGTCAAGTCTGCCCCTTTGTTCCTGGCAATAGTGGCCCCTACGTCAACGCCGCGGGCAGGGCGCTGTGGTCGGTTTGAGGCAGTCAGGAAACTTCCCTCCTTGAATAGTTCGAATTTTGAAGTATATGCGCACTGAAGGCGGTGGCGGAATGATTCGAGAATCCGACAAGATCTTTGACGATGACACTGGCCAGCATCCGGGCGAAATCCGTCCAGAGGTCTGCGCGATGTTAGGTGTGTTTGCGCTCTATTGGCGCATTGATGCCTGCATCGAAGACAGCATTGAAGTCCCGGAATTGAGCCGTATGGAATGCCACATACTGGTGCGCCTTGGCACCCCATCCCGTATGGGGGAGTTGGCACGAATGCTGCAGACGGTTCCCTCTTCGGTGACCGCGGCAGCAGATCGTCTTGAACGGCAAGGGCTGATCCGGCGTAGCCGTGATCCTCAGGACCGGCGCGCCTGGCTTTTGTCACTGACGCCAGATGGTCTGATCAAGCGGGATCGCCTGGTGGCGGCGATGTCAGAGCTGTTTCAGCGCATTTCCGGGCTGGATCCGGACGAAATCCAACAATTTGCGGCCCTTTCGGCCAAAATCCATGACACTGTTGTAGCGGCGGACGCGAATCCGCTTCGGAAGGAGTAACTTATGCAGCTGAGTTCGAGAGTCATCGCCGGTATCGCCGCGCTGATGTTGGCGGGGGGACCGGCAGTTGCCGCGGATGTCCTGAAACCAGTCAAACTGATGGAAACACAGTCCGGTGCAATGCCAATCCACCGCGAGTTCTACGGTCAGGTCGCCGCCAAGGAAACGGTTGATCTGGCATTCCAGGTTGGCGGTCAGGTGGTGAAATTTCCCGTGACCGAAGGTGCCTTTGTGCCGAAGGGGGCGCTGGTTGCTGAACTGGACCTCGAACCTTTTGAGCTGAAGCTTGGCCAGGCCCAGTTGCAAAAAGAACAGGCGGATCGCACGGTCACGCGTCTGGAAAAACTGACTGGTACCGTCAGCCAGGTCTCCATCGACGATGCCGAGACCCAGGCGGGTCTGGCACGGATTGCCCTGCGGGATGCTGATTACGCGTTGGAACATGCAACTCTGAACGCTCCTTTTGATGCGCTGGTTTCCAGCCGTGAAGTGGCGTTGTTCAGCACTGTCAGCGCAGGCGCGCCGGTTGTGCGCCTGCACGACATGTCGGAACTCCACATTGAGGTCGACGTGCCTGAAGTGCTGTTCCAACAGGGGGAAGACAATGATGCCCTGACAATCACCGCAACCTTCCCGGGTGGTGATACAGCATATCCGCTGGAAATCCTGGAATTCGACGCAGAGGCCAGCAGTGTTGGCCAGACCTATCGCGTGACCTTCCGCCTGGACCCGCCGAAGGATCGTCAGATCTTCCCCGGCGCGTCCACGACGGTTCGGGTGACCGTGGATACCGGCGTATCGGCCATCGTTGTTCCGCCCACCGCAATTGTTCCCAAAGCCAATGGGGAGACCGGTGTAATGCTGTTTTCACCCAAAGGTGAGGATGAGGGCACCGTGACCTGGACCAAGGTTGAAACCTCCGCCACCGATGGTGGCCAGATTGAGATCACCTCCGGTCTTCAGGGCGGTGAAGAAATCGTGCTGACCGGTGGCAGCACGCTCGCCGATGGTGAGGCCGTACGCCGCTTCACCGGCTTCACCAACTGAGGGCGGATCTCATGGATATTGCACGCGGGTCGATCAATCGGCCGCTCTATACTTGGATCATCATGCTGACCGCCTTGTTCGGCGGGATATGGGGGTTCGTGAACCTTGGTCGACTTGAAGATCCGGCCTTTACCATCAAGCAGGCGGTGGTCATCACCCAATATCCGGGTGCCAGTGCCGAGCAGGTTGCGCTGGAGGTGTCAGAACCACTGGAATCTGCCATTCAGAAAATGGGTGAGGTAAAACTCATTAAGTCCATGAACCAGCCGGGGCTGTCACGCATCGATGTTGAGATGCAGGATACCTATGACGGCACCGAGCTGCCGGATATCTGGACGAAGCTACGCAGTGAGATCGGAGACGCTGCACGCGAGCTGCCGGAGGGCGTCAGCACACCGTTCGTCAATGATGGGTTCGGGGATGTGTTTGGCGTTTTCTACGCCGTCACAGCTGAAGGCTTCACCGATGCGGAGCGTCACGAAATGGCGACCTTCCTGCGACGTGAACTGCTTGCCGTGGATGGGGTTGCTGACGTGGAGATCGCAGGCCTACCGGAAGAAGCAATCTTTGTTGAGCCCAAGATGGCGATCACGGTTAACCAGAATATTCCGATCAGCGCGGTGTCCAATGCACTGGCGACAGCCAACTCCGTTCGCTCTGCCGGTGAGGTTGACAATGGCCCCGCCCGGACTCGCATCAGCGCGCCGGAAGGCTCGGACTCGGTCACTGAAATCGCGGGCTTGACGATTGGATCACAGGGCGAGGTCGTCAATATCGTTGATATGGCGGATGTGTATCGCGGTCGCGTGGATGAGCCATCACAAATCATCCGATTCAATGGTGTCGAGGCCTTCACCATGGGCGTCGCCGGGTTGGAGACCGAAAACATCGTTGAAGTGGGTCAACGTGTTGATGCGCGACTTGCCGAGCTTGATAGCCAGATCCCTTACGGGGTTGAATTAAAGCCGATCTACCAGCAACACGTCGTCGTAGATGAGGCGTCCAGCTCCTTTCTTGTGAACCTTGCGATGTCTGTTGGCATCGTGGTGGTCGTTCTGGCGATCTTCATGGGCTGGCGCGCCGCAATTGTTGTGGGCGCAACCCTTCTGCTGACGGTTGTCGGCACGTTGATGTTCATGAATTTCTTTGCCATCGAAATGGAGCGGATCTCACTCGGGGCGTTGATCATTGCGATGGGGATGCTGGTGGACAACGCGATTGTTGTGGCCGAGGGGATGCAGATCTCCATGGCGCATGGGCGAAACTCTCGCGAAGCCGCGCATGAAGCCGCCTCCAAGACCCAGATCCCGCTGCTGGGTGCCACCGTGATTGGTATCATGGCCTTTGCCGGTATCGGCCTCAGCCCGGATGCGACCGGTGAGTTCATGTTCTCGCTGTTTGCGGTGATTGGCATTTCGCTGCTGCTCAGCTGGCTTCTGGCACTGACGGCAACGCCGCTGCTGGCTCACTACTTCTTTAAACAGGGAAGCGGCGACGATCATGATGCCTATTCCGGGACCCTGTTCCGCGTATACAGCAAGATTCTGCGGCTTTCGTTGAAACTACGCTGGTTCGTGGTGCCGGGCCTTTTGGCAATCACTGTGTTGTGTTTCATTGGCTTTGGGCAGGTAAAACAGCAGTTTTTCCCGAATTCCAACACGCCGCTGTTCTTCGTGCACTACAAGCTGCCACAAGGCACGTCGATAGGAACAACCTCTGAGCATATGCGTGTCTTTGAGGGCTGGCTGGAAGAACGGGAAGATGTTGTGGCCGTAACGACATTTGTCGGAGAAGGTGCCACACGTTTCATGCTGACCTATGATGCAGAAGATCCCACACCGAGCTATGGGCATCTCATTATCCGGGCCACCAGCCTGGATGCGATCCCGGCGCTACAGGCAGATCTCGAAGTCTTCGGCAAGGGGCGCTTTCCTGAGGGTGAGTTCCGCACCAAACGTCTGGTCTTTGGTCCCGGCGGCGGTGATCCGATTGAGGTGCGGTTTTCCGGACCCGATCCACGCGTCCTTCGCCAGCTGGGGGATGAGGCCATGCAGAGGTTGCAACAGGCCACCTCTGACATCATCAGTGTGCGGCAAGACTGGCGCGAGCAGGAAATCTCGCTCAAGCCGGTCTATGCCACAGATCGGGCACAGACGGCTGGTGTCACGCGTGAAGCAATTGCGGATACCTTGCAGTTCTCGACCGATGGTTTGAGTGCCGGTATATTCCGGGAACGCGATCGCTTGATCCCTATTGTCCTGCGTCGCGAAGATACCGGCAACTATAACCTAATGGATCAACTGGTGTTCTCCGAAGCGGCTGGTAAATTCGTGCCCGTTGAACAGATGATCGACGGTGTGGATATCGTGGTGGAGAATACACTTGTCCGCCGCCGCGATCGGGTACCGACATTGACTGTCGGCGCGGATATTCAGGCGGACCTGACCGCGGCCACTGTTTTTTCTCAGGTGCAGAGCACTATTGAAGAGATTGCGCTGCCGGCCGGGTACACTATGGAATGGGGGGGAGAGCATGAGGATTCTGCCGAAGCGAATGCCAGCCTAGGTAAGCAGCTACCGGTTACAATCCTCATTATGGTGCTGATCTCCGTTCTGCTGTTCAATGCCATTCGCCAGCCGATCATTATCTGGTTGCTGGTGCCAATGTCAGTGAATGGTGTGGTGATCGGTCTTCTCGGGACTGGGCTTCCCTTCACCTTTACTGCGCTGCTTGGCCTGCTCAGCCTGTCTGGGATGCTGATCAAAAACGGTATCGTATTGGTCGAGGAGATTGATCTGGTGCGTGCCGAAGGCAAACCCATGCGTGAGGCCATCGTCGAGGCGTCTGTCTCACGTCTGCGTCCGGTGATGCTGGCGGCTGTGACGACCATTCTCGGGATGGTGCCGCTGCTGACCGATGCCTTCTTCGTGTCGATGGCGATCACCATCATGGGGGGGCTGGCCTTTGCCACGGTGCTGACACTGGTTGCCGCGCCAGTATTCTACCTGATCTTCTTCGCGCGGGATGAAAAGCGTGAGCAGGCCGCCGCAGCCTGATCACGGCGCCTGATATCTCAAGAGAAAGCCCCGGTTTATAGAACCGGGGCTTTTTTGTTGTGTAGATCACCTTCTGATTGCGGGATTGGCTCCGCTGGATAGGTTTTGCACTGGCATGGGCTACGTGGCACGGTCCCTGTCCAGGGCAGATACCGGTGTGGCGGTTGGTATTTCGGCCCCAAAACCCTGCGATGACCCGAGCGCGATCTCTTAAGACTTAGGCGCTGGCAAAGCGCTGACAGGATTCGCCCCAATTGCCGGTTGGGCGGGCCAAATTCCGCCTTAATCCCCGCGATTCCTTTCCAGATTTCAACGCCAGGCCCGTATCCACAGGGAAAACCGCACTGAAATCCTTGCTGGAAAAATGACATTTTTCCCGATGTTTGAGCGAAGTTTCTCTAAAAACGTTCAGAGAGGTTAAGGAAAATATAGAGCTGCGGCAGTCCTGTGGCCGCAATAATCGCACGCGTTAACTGATTGTTAAACACGTCACATTCTGCGCGTTTTTCTGACAGCTCTCCACAACTCCGAGCCGCATTCCAGCCTCAGCCGACCCCGAAGATGGCGATGTGGGAAAAATAGGAGTGGACCATGAAACGCATTATCGGGCTTATCGCCGCCGCTATTATTTCAAGTACAACCTTTAGCCTTTCTGCCGAGGCGCAGTCCTCAGGGGTCAGGGCCGTGCAGGGGTGGGAAGCCGTCGGGCGGCTCAACATCGCCGGACGCAATATGTGTACCGGCAGTCTGATCGCACCCAATCTGGTGCTGACAGCTGCGCATTGTCTCTATAATCCGCAAACCGGACAGGCCGTGAATCCCCGAAATATCAAATTCGAGGCCGGCCTCAATGGGCGCAGAGCGAAGGCATCGCGCCGTGTGGTGAAAGCCGTTGTCCATCCCGGATATCGTCACAACTGGTCCAGCCGTAGCGAAGCGGGCAGCGATATCGCGGTTTTGCGTCTGGATCGTCCGATTGCAGGCAGTCAGATCCGTCCCTTCGTATTGGCCGCAGCGCCTACGCCGGGCGACAGTGTCGATGTACTCTCCTACACCGTCAATCAGGCCACTCGCCCGGCCCGTGAAAAAGGCTGCCGGATCCTGTCGACCAGAAGCGAAACTCTGGTGACCTCCTGTCGAGTAGAATATGGCGCTTCCGGTTCGCCAGTGCTTCAGATGCGCAAAGGCGGCGCGCCGCTGCTGGTTTCGGTGATCTCCGCCAAGGCTCAGATCGGTCGCAAGCGGGTGTCGCTGGCCACCACCTTTGATGGATCGCTGCGCAGGCTAATGCGCCGCGCAGGCTGAGCTGGGCCTGCCCAGCCTCCGCTCCGTTTCCCACAAAAGCGTCTGTGGGAGGTGGGCAGCGTCCAGTCAGACAAAACCCCCGGAGCATCTGCTTCGGGGGTTTTGCGTTTTGCAGATCGGGAGCCACGTCAGTGAATGAAATGAAGCCGATCAAACTGCCGCCGCCAAGCCGAAACCTGATCCAACACTGCCTCCCCGCGCAAAGCGGCCGCGACCAGCGCAGCCAGTGCAGCGGAGTCCTTGCTCGTCATGCCCCAGCGCACCAGTTCTGGCGTGCCGATCCGCAGACCGTTCATATCGCCTTCAACCGCAGGCAGGGGCAGGCCGATACCGCAGGCCAGAAATCCGCTCTTTCGCAGTAGCTTCGATGCAGCCTGCCCGCCGCCATAGGCCTCGGCGCGCAGCGCAAACTGATGGGACATGGTGATGCCGTCGGCAGTTTTGAACAGCGGCAGGCCTTCTGCCTCCAGCGCCATTGCAAGGCTCTTTGCCATCGCAATCATTTCGGACGCATAGGCCCGGCCGTGATCGCGCCAGTCCAGCAGGGTCACCGCGAGGGCTGCGGATTTTGCCACATCAAAATTCGCCGTCATGCCGGGAAAGGCGATGCTGTCCAGAGCCTTGGCGATTTCGGCGTCGTTGCTGACGATCAACCCACCGGCAGGGCCACCAAGGCTCTTGTAGGTGCTCATGGTCATGAAATGGGCGCCCTCGGCCAGCGGATCGGCCCAAGCCTTTCCCGCAATGATCCCACATTGATGGGCCGCGTCAAATATGACTTTGGCGCCAACCTGGTCAGCAATGGCCCGCACGCCTGCGACGGGGTGTTCAAACAGGTTGAGACTGCCGCCGATGGTGATCAGCTTGGGGCGTTCCCGCTCTGTGAGCTGCTGAAGGGCCTCCAGATCGACGGTATAACCATCTTCGAGCACGGGTGCCGCAATACTGCGTAGCCCGTAAAGCCCGGCGCAGCCAGCCGCGTGATGGGTCACATGTCCACCGATGCTGGCGGGCGGTGCGATGATGGTGTCGCCGGGTCGACAGGTCGCCATAAACCCGTAGAGATTGGCGAGCGCGCCGGACGGCACCCGGATTTCGGAAAATTCCGCATCAAAGACCTCGCAGGCAAGACGGGCCGCAATGACCTCGATTTCTTCAATGGCCTCTAACCCCATCTCATATTTGTCACCGGGGTGTCCCAGCGACGGGCGTGACCCTAGACCGGAGGCAAGCAACGCCTCTGCCTTCGGGTTCATCACATTGGTGGCAGGGTTGAGGTTGAAGCACTCCTCTTCATGAATGACACGGTTTTCTTCGACCAGCGTCGCGATACGATCCAGCAATTGATCAGACGCTGCACCGGCCGTGGCGTGGGTGATGTCCTCGATCCGGGTGATGCTCGCTTCGGGAAGCCAGCTGTTGGGCGCTTGTCGCATCTGATCCTCCATCTATGGATAGCTCTGTCTGTGCTCACCTTGCGTCCGATAGGCGTGACCGGGCAAATCAGATTTGCTATTTGTTGACGTAGAAAAACTAAGCCTGAAGCGAGCTGCCATGTCTGTCTCTCCTCCACGCCCCAAAGGCCCACCTCTGAACGCGATGCGGGCGTTTGAGGCTGCTGCGCGCCTCAACGGTTTCGTTGCTGCGGCACAGGAACTGGGGGTGACCCCCGGTGCAGTATCGCAGCAGGTAAAGGCGCTGGAAGACTGGACGGGCACGCCTTTGTTTCAGCGTAACCCGCAGGGGGTGTTGCTGACCTCGGCGGGGCAGGCGCTGTTGCCAAGCTTCGTCGCTGCATTTGATGCCCTCGGCGCGGCGACGCAGGCCTTGCGGTCGCTACGACCGGTGCAGGAGCTGCATATCGCCGCCTTGCCTTCCATTGCACAACTTTGGCTGCCGCAGCGGCTGGATCGATTGCGCAGGGCGCTGCCGGGTTTGAAAATCTCTGTCACGGCGATGGAGGAACCTCCAAATCTCAACCGTGAACTTTTTGATTTCGCAGTATTTTACGCATCACCCGAGGAGCGCCCAGAGGCAGCGCTGGTTCTGCAGGGTGACCGGATCTTTCCGGTTTGCGCTCCGGTGGTTGCTGCGGGGCTGAACCATCCGGAAGACCTGTCACAGGTCGCCCTGTTGCAGGATCAGACCTGGGCAGCGGATTGGACGCAGTGGAGCAAGAGCACCGGGCTTGTTCTGCCAAATGTCGACAGCGGCCCAGCCTATTCGCTCTACAGTCTGGCCCTGCAGCAGGCGATTGCCGGAGCCGGTGTGCTGATGGGGCATGAGGCATTGGTTGCTGATGCGCTGGAACAGGGCAGCCTGATGTGTCCGTTCAAAGATCTCAGCGCTGACAGTGGGCGCCAGCTTATCCTTGTCCAGCCACCGCGCGCCAGAAGAGGCCCGGCGCATGAGACCATATTGGGGCTACTGAAATAGAGAGACAGTTGCGTTAGCAAAAAGGC encodes the following:
- a CDS encoding trypsin-like serine peptidase, with product MKRIIGLIAAAIISSTTFSLSAEAQSSGVRAVQGWEAVGRLNIAGRNMCTGSLIAPNLVLTAAHCLYNPQTGQAVNPRNIKFEAGLNGRRAKASRRVVKAVVHPGYRHNWSSRSEAGSDIAVLRLDRPIAGSQIRPFVLAAAPTPGDSVDVLSYTVNQATRPAREKGCRILSTRSETLVTSCRVEYGASGSPVLQMRKGGAPLLVSVISAKAQIGRKRVSLATTFDGSLRRLMRRAG
- a CDS encoding efflux RND transporter periplasmic adaptor subunit, coding for MQLSSRVIAGIAALMLAGGPAVAADVLKPVKLMETQSGAMPIHREFYGQVAAKETVDLAFQVGGQVVKFPVTEGAFVPKGALVAELDLEPFELKLGQAQLQKEQADRTVTRLEKLTGTVSQVSIDDAETQAGLARIALRDADYALEHATLNAPFDALVSSREVALFSTVSAGAPVVRLHDMSELHIEVDVPEVLFQQGEDNDALTITATFPGGDTAYPLEILEFDAEASSVGQTYRVTFRLDPPKDRQIFPGASTTVRVTVDTGVSAIVVPPTAIVPKANGETGVMLFSPKGEDEGTVTWTKVETSATDGGQIEITSGLQGGEEIVLTGGSTLADGEAVRRFTGFTN
- a CDS encoding serine hydroxymethyltransferase gives rise to the protein MRQAPNSWLPEASITRIEDITHATAGAASDQLLDRIATLVEENRVIHEEECFNLNPATNVMNPKAEALLASGLGSRPSLGHPGDKYEMGLEAIEEIEVIAARLACEVFDAEFSEIRVPSGALANLYGFMATCRPGDTIIAPPASIGGHVTHHAAGCAGLYGLRSIAAPVLEDGYTVDLEALQQLTERERPKLITIGGSLNLFEHPVAGVRAIADQVGAKVIFDAAHQCGIIAGKAWADPLAEGAHFMTMSTYKSLGGPAGGLIVSNDAEIAKALDSIAFPGMTANFDVAKSAALAVTLLDWRDHGRAYASEMIAMAKSLAMALEAEGLPLFKTADGITMSHQFALRAEAYGGGQAASKLLRKSGFLACGIGLPLPAVEGDMNGLRIGTPELVRWGMTSKDSAALAALVAAALRGEAVLDQVSAWRRQFDRLHFIH
- the arsH gene encoding arsenical resistance protein ArsH; amino-acid sequence: MSTGKAATPEARAAEDLPALVDAALPQIDVAGLAAGGDPLHPPRILLLYGSLRSVSYSRKVVEEAARILRALGCETRIFDPSGLPLPDDEGSEGHPKVSELRDLVVWSEGMVWSSPERHGAMTGIMKTQIDWLPLSLKGGIRTTQGKTLAVMQVSGGSQSFNAVNQMRILGRWMRMITIPNQSSIPKAWLEFGEGERLPDGPFYRRVVDVMEELVKFTWLTRGRKDYLVDRYSERVEDVEAVHQRVSQK
- a CDS encoding beta-ketoacyl-ACP synthase III, with amino-acid sequence MFTPAITGTGVFTPSQTITNAELVAAFNAYADKTNAKNAEAIAAGEMEPLAHSSEEFILKASGIEQRYVMDKSGVLDPEVMHPLLRQRADDEPSIMAEMALDAAKKALAQAGKTAADVDAVICAASNMERAYPALAIEIQELLGIEGFAFDMNVACSSATFGIQAAADMVRSGSIRSALVVNPEICSGHLEWRDRDCHFIFGDVATATLIERSEDATGAYFEILSTRCATSFSNNIRNNNGYLRRSRPDGVEDRRDMQFMQNGRKVFKEVLPMVSQHIAEHMEAEGVANTDLKRLWLHQANKTMNDFIGKKVLGRTPEAGEQPNILQDYANTSSAGSIIAFSKYSDDLAAGDLGLICSFGAGYSVGSVILRRVA
- a CDS encoding efflux RND transporter permease subunit, with the translated sequence MDIARGSINRPLYTWIIMLTALFGGIWGFVNLGRLEDPAFTIKQAVVITQYPGASAEQVALEVSEPLESAIQKMGEVKLIKSMNQPGLSRIDVEMQDTYDGTELPDIWTKLRSEIGDAARELPEGVSTPFVNDGFGDVFGVFYAVTAEGFTDAERHEMATFLRRELLAVDGVADVEIAGLPEEAIFVEPKMAITVNQNIPISAVSNALATANSVRSAGEVDNGPARTRISAPEGSDSVTEIAGLTIGSQGEVVNIVDMADVYRGRVDEPSQIIRFNGVEAFTMGVAGLETENIVEVGQRVDARLAELDSQIPYGVELKPIYQQHVVVDEASSSFLVNLAMSVGIVVVVLAIFMGWRAAIVVGATLLLTVVGTLMFMNFFAIEMERISLGALIIAMGMLVDNAIVVAEGMQISMAHGRNSREAAHEAASKTQIPLLGATVIGIMAFAGIGLSPDATGEFMFSLFAVIGISLLLSWLLALTATPLLAHYFFKQGSGDDHDAYSGTLFRVYSKILRLSLKLRWFVVPGLLAITVLCFIGFGQVKQQFFPNSNTPLFFVHYKLPQGTSIGTTSEHMRVFEGWLEEREDVVAVTTFVGEGATRFMLTYDAEDPTPSYGHLIIRATSLDAIPALQADLEVFGKGRFPEGEFRTKRLVFGPGGGDPIEVRFSGPDPRVLRQLGDEAMQRLQQATSDIISVRQDWREQEISLKPVYATDRAQTAGVTREAIADTLQFSTDGLSAGIFRERDRLIPIVLRREDTGNYNLMDQLVFSEAAGKFVPVEQMIDGVDIVVENTLVRRRDRVPTLTVGADIQADLTAATVFSQVQSTIEEIALPAGYTMEWGGEHEDSAEANASLGKQLPVTILIMVLISVLLFNAIRQPIIIWLLVPMSVNGVVIGLLGTGLPFTFTALLGLLSLSGMLIKNGIVLVEEIDLVRAEGKPMREAIVEASVSRLRPVMLAAVTTILGMVPLLTDAFFVSMAITIMGGLAFATVLTLVAAPVFYLIFFARDEKREQAAAA
- a CDS encoding LysR family transcriptional regulator, which gives rise to MSVSPPRPKGPPLNAMRAFEAAARLNGFVAAAQELGVTPGAVSQQVKALEDWTGTPLFQRNPQGVLLTSAGQALLPSFVAAFDALGAATQALRSLRPVQELHIAALPSIAQLWLPQRLDRLRRALPGLKISVTAMEEPPNLNRELFDFAVFYASPEERPEAALVLQGDRIFPVCAPVVAAGLNHPEDLSQVALLQDQTWAADWTQWSKSTGLVLPNVDSGPAYSLYSLALQQAIAGAGVLMGHEALVADALEQGSLMCPFKDLSADSGRQLILVQPPRARRGPAHETILGLLK
- a CDS encoding MarR family winged helix-turn-helix transcriptional regulator — translated: MIRESDKIFDDDTGQHPGEIRPEVCAMLGVFALYWRIDACIEDSIEVPELSRMECHILVRLGTPSRMGELARMLQTVPSSVTAAADRLERQGLIRRSRDPQDRRAWLLSLTPDGLIKRDRLVAAMSELFQRISGLDPDEIQQFAALSAKIHDTVVAADANPLRKE